Proteins found in one Canis lupus baileyi chromosome 26, mCanLup2.hap1, whole genome shotgun sequence genomic segment:
- the LOC140618086 gene encoding uncharacterized protein, which yields MSFQNFWKDYKVLIVMVPLVGLIHMGWHRIKSSPVFQMPNKDNVSEPENPELGCPPKNHIQGK from the coding sequence ATGAGTTTTCAGAACTTCTGGAAAGACTATAAAGTTCTAATTGTCATGGTACCTTTAGTTGGGCTCATACATATGGGATGGCACAGAATCAAGAGCAGCCCTGTTTTCCAAATGCCTAATAAGGACAATGTTTCTGAGCCAGAAAATCCGGAACTTGGATGTCCTCCGAAGAATCACATCCAAGGGAAATAA
- the LOC140618085 gene encoding uncharacterized protein isoform X1 — protein sequence MQGARRGTRSRVSRITSRPKAEASLNLSLILKEEMKNTSWIRKNWLLVAGVSFIGVHLGTYFIQRAAKESVKSQSRGKQQSIGE from the exons atgcagggagcccgacgtgggactcgatcccgggtctccaggatcacttctcggccaaaggcag AAGCATCTTTGAATCTGAGCTTGATAttgaaagaagagatgaaaaacacCAGCTGGATTAGAAAGAACTGGCTTCTTGTAGCTGGGGTGTCTTTCATAGGTGTCCATCTTGGAACATACTTTATACAGAGGGCTGCAAAAGAATCTGTAAAATCTCAATCTAGAGGCAAACAACAGAGTATTGgagaatga
- the LOC140618085 gene encoding uncharacterized protein isoform X2, with amino-acid sequence MKNTSWIRKNWLLVAGVSFIGVHLGTYFIQRAAKESVKSQSRGKQQSIGE; translated from the coding sequence atgaaaaacacCAGCTGGATTAGAAAGAACTGGCTTCTTGTAGCTGGGGTGTCTTTCATAGGTGTCCATCTTGGAACATACTTTATACAGAGGGCTGCAAAAGAATCTGTAAAATCTCAATCTAGAGGCAAACAACAGAGTATTGgagaatga